A section of the Triticum dicoccoides isolate Atlit2015 ecotype Zavitan chromosome 7A, WEW_v2.0, whole genome shotgun sequence genome encodes:
- the LOC119331372 gene encoding very-long-chain 3-oxoacyl-CoA reductase 1-like, with the protein MMGGADTLLRQEPWFVSLAVLGALYTAAVVLRLLSHLALLLRRPRDLRRRYGAWAVVTGPTSGIGQSMALELARLGLNLVLVGRDPAKLQDISETISKTRSVQTKTVVFDLALVATPRGDEAVRRLREAVEGLDVGVLVNNAGVAKPCALYLHEVDVEAWVRMMRVNLCALTEVTAAVLPGMVQRGRGAVVNIGSGSSEAIPSFPLYTIYAASKRYVAQFSRSLYVEYRSKGIDVQCQAPLLVQTKMTSVVAGSGKRGRGLLQRLLVPTSEEYARAATRWIGHGPLCMPNLGHRLQWRLCRVVPGRLLDAQRLRENLRQRAVFQRLRSPRASSHANGGEQS; encoded by the exons ATGATGGGCGGCGCCGACACCCTCCTCCGTCAGGAGCCATGGTTCGTCTCCCTGGCCGTCCTCGGCGCACTGTACACAGCAGCCGTGGTGCTCCGCCTCCTCTCACACCTCGCCCTCCTCCTGCGCCGGCCGAGGGACCTCCGCCGCCGCTACGGGGCGTGGGCCGTCGTGACCGGTCCGACGTCCGGCATCGGCCAGTCCATGGCCCTGGAGCTCGCGCGCTTGGGCCTCAACCTCGTCCTCGTCGGCCGCGACCCCGCCAAGCTCCAGGACATCTCCGAGACCATCTCCAAGACTCGCTCCGTGCAGACAAAGACGGTCGTCTTTGACCTCGCGCTCGTCGCCACCCCTCGAG GGGACGAGGCGGTGCGGCGGCTCCGGGAGGCCGTGGAGGGGCTGGACGTGGGGGTGCTGGTGAACAACGCCGGGGTGGCCAAGCCATGCGCGCTGTACCTACACGAGGTGGACGTGGAGGCGTGGGTGCGGATGATGCGGGTGAACCTGTGTGCGCTGACGGAGGTGACGGCCGCGGTGCTGCCGGGGATGGTGCAGCGGGGCAGGGGCGCCGTCGTCAACATCGGCTCCGGGTCGTCGGAGGccatcccttccttccccctctacaCCATCTACGCCGCTTCCAAACG GTACGTTGCTCAGTTCTCCCGGAGCCTCTACGTGGAGTACAGAAGCAAAGGGATCGATGTGCAATGCCAG GCCCCGCTGTTGGTGCAGACGAAGATGACGTCGGTAGTCGCGGGGTCCGGCAAGCGGGGCCGAGGCTTGCTGCAGCGGCTGCTCGTGCCGACGTCGGAGGAGTACGCGCGCGCGGCGACGCGCTGGATCGGGCACGGCCCGCTCTGCATGCCCAATCTGGGACACCGACTGCAGTGGCGCCTCTGCCGCGTCGTGCCAGGCCGGCTCCTCGACGCACAGCGCCTGCGCGAGAACCTGCGGCAGAGGGCCGTCTTCCAGCGGCTCCGGTCGCCGAGGGCGTCGTCCCATGCCAACGGCGGCGAGCAGAGCTAG